From a single Vibrio tubiashii ATCC 19109 genomic region:
- the qatD gene encoding Qat anti-phage system TatD family nuclease QatD, whose product MMDLHCHVDLYPDFDVVLKDIESSGLYVLSVTTVPSAWQGTRELTKSLPRVKTALGFHPQVAHLREHELALFETLVPDTRYIGEVGLDGSKGFKEHFAIQQKVFTEVLKLCQRFSNKILTIHSLEAVEEVLDCLAMYPGFGVPIFHWFLGTKKQLDTVVNVNGFFSVGPAMLSSARGKRIAGWIPKDRLLLESDGPFAKLDSKPCYPSDVQVVIDYLCGLWEAEEHEVREQLTDNFKRLLK is encoded by the coding sequence ATGATGGATTTACACTGTCACGTTGATCTCTATCCTGATTTTGATGTGGTATTGAAAGATATAGAGAGTAGTGGATTATACGTATTGTCAGTAACTACGGTTCCTTCTGCGTGGCAAGGGACGAGAGAACTAACCAAAAGTTTACCACGAGTAAAAACTGCTTTGGGGTTTCATCCTCAGGTCGCACATCTACGTGAGCATGAGTTAGCTCTGTTTGAAACTTTAGTTCCTGACACCCGTTATATCGGAGAAGTAGGATTAGATGGCTCCAAGGGATTCAAGGAGCATTTCGCAATCCAGCAGAAAGTTTTTACTGAAGTTTTGAAGTTGTGCCAGCGCTTCTCTAACAAAATACTAACGATACATAGTCTGGAGGCTGTTGAAGAAGTGCTCGATTGCTTGGCCATGTATCCAGGCTTTGGAGTGCCGATTTTCCACTGGTTTCTGGGAACAAAAAAGCAGCTAGATACAGTAGTTAACGTAAATGGTTTTTTCTCTGTCGGTCCAGCTATGCTTTCAAGTGCTAGAGGGAAAAGAATCGCAGGATGGATACCTAAAGATAGGTTATTGTTAGAGTCAGATGGGCCGTTTGCCAAGTTGGATTCAAAACCATGTTATCCGTCGGACGTTCAAGTGGTAATCGACTATTTATGTGGACTGTGGGAGGCTGAAGAACATGAGGTTAGGGAACAACTTACGGACAATTTTAAGAGGTTACTGAAATAA
- the qatC gene encoding Qat anti-phage system QueC-like protein QatC: MMQCYFNNNPERLPKQGDECYPVQIYGTHMHYPNKVSLASRSLIDKVRSLGVEIDSKSLDLITIATAVTSAETFVLRKDAPDAWSRQLELFIPVYHKELWQGVAEELSSILGFLTGDYWRLNFESTQLELPKPKKSKKAKDKASSLIGLNCVSLFSGGLDSAVGALDMINGSNMDRPLLISHSYKGDGKKQRAIKSLLEGKYGEFSFDISPRIIESRRGKTDVSMRGRSFNFIALAVLGISALRAANNDESISRIIIPENGYISLNPPLTRRRIGSHSTRTTHPFYISKLEHLLNNVGFKISLENPYQLKTKGEMVSECVDKTAIKKAVVLSVSCSNWHRKHIQCGRCVPCLIRRASVFKAGFGKDAPYDAENLNVVKKYKNERDDLLAVSMAIKKHDKDGDFEKWIRQSGPLPQDTQLREQLADVAKRGLMEVAQFLKHEKIK; this comes from the coding sequence ATGATGCAATGTTACTTCAACAATAATCCTGAACGCTTACCTAAGCAAGGAGATGAATGCTATCCAGTGCAGATTTATGGAACTCATATGCATTATCCCAATAAGGTGAGTTTGGCATCTAGGAGTCTTATTGACAAGGTTCGTAGCTTAGGGGTTGAGATCGATTCTAAGTCTTTGGACTTAATAACAATTGCAACTGCTGTTACATCCGCAGAAACTTTTGTTTTGAGAAAAGACGCTCCAGATGCCTGGTCTCGGCAACTGGAACTGTTCATACCTGTATATCACAAAGAACTCTGGCAAGGTGTCGCTGAAGAATTGTCCTCAATTTTGGGGTTTCTTACAGGAGACTACTGGCGGTTAAATTTTGAATCAACTCAATTGGAACTTCCTAAGCCCAAGAAAAGTAAAAAGGCTAAAGATAAGGCTAGTTCCCTGATAGGCTTAAACTGCGTTAGCTTGTTCTCTGGTGGACTAGATAGTGCTGTCGGTGCTTTAGACATGATTAATGGTAGTAACATGGATAGACCACTATTGATTAGTCACAGCTATAAAGGTGATGGAAAAAAACAAAGAGCTATTAAGTCATTACTGGAGGGTAAGTACGGAGAGTTTTCGTTCGATATATCTCCTAGAATAATTGAGAGTAGGCGCGGAAAAACGGATGTGTCTATGAGGGGAAGAAGTTTCAATTTCATCGCTTTAGCAGTACTTGGAATCAGCGCACTAAGAGCAGCAAATAATGATGAGTCTATTTCCAGAATAATCATTCCGGAGAATGGTTATATCTCACTCAATCCACCTCTTACAAGAAGACGTATAGGATCTCATAGTACGAGAACAACACATCCATTCTATATATCAAAGCTGGAACATTTGCTGAACAATGTTGGTTTTAAGATTTCTCTTGAAAATCCCTACCAACTGAAAACCAAAGGAGAAATGGTATCTGAATGTGTTGACAAAACAGCGATCAAGAAAGCGGTTGTGCTTAGTGTTTCGTGTAGTAACTGGCATAGAAAACACATCCAGTGTGGAAGATGTGTTCCATGTTTGATTAGAAGAGCGTCTGTATTTAAAGCTGGGTTTGGTAAAGACGCTCCTTATGATGCAGAGAACTTAAATGTAGTAAAGAAATACAAAAATGAGAGAGATGATTTACTTGCAGTATCTATGGCAATTAAAAAACACGATAAAGATGGAGACTTTGAAAAATGGATTCGTCAGAGTGGGCCTTTGCCTCAGGATACACAATTGAGAGAACAGTTGGCTGATGTCGCAAAAAGAGGCTTGATGGAGGTCGCTCAATTCTTAAAGCACGAGAAAATTAAATGA